From one Bifidobacterium sp. WK012_4_13 genomic stretch:
- a CDS encoding LacI family DNA-binding transcriptional regulator, whose product MGTTLADIAAKAGVSQASVSRVINAKPGVSEDLRNTVIDAITALGMPVDKMQRNGTRLMAIVTPNMSNPIFPEFVTAITNLLAQRGFLVIVCSYTPSGTSEDGYLELLQSQPLAGVIFLGGKYDTKDSNLSVYSILTDRGIPAAFVNGAKRDMDGLYVSTDDAKAMTMALKHLTDLGHRRIGLLLGDRSHYPSIIKHKAALEFFEQQHIEHGSNMTAWTTYGVESGQMAAQSLIEGGATAIACASDELALGAIKATRSLGLNIPEDISVTGYDDSASMSFMAPSLTTVRQPVAKICLSTINALMAMMENKRLMARRDVILFDPELIVRESTGRCLSPRTSDDKG is encoded by the coding sequence TTGGGAACAACACTCGCAGACATAGCCGCGAAGGCGGGGGTGAGTCAGGCTTCGGTTTCGCGTGTCATCAATGCAAAGCCAGGAGTGTCCGAGGATTTACGCAACACGGTCATAGATGCCATAACCGCGCTGGGGATGCCAGTCGACAAGATGCAGCGCAATGGCACGCGTCTCATGGCAATCGTGACGCCCAACATGTCGAATCCCATATTCCCGGAATTCGTGACGGCCATAACCAATCTGCTGGCTCAACGCGGGTTCCTCGTCATCGTATGCTCGTATACGCCATCGGGAACTTCAGAGGATGGGTATCTCGAACTGCTGCAGAGCCAACCGCTCGCCGGCGTCATCTTCCTTGGAGGAAAATACGACACCAAGGACTCGAATCTATCGGTCTATAGTATTCTCACCGATCGCGGAATCCCCGCGGCCTTCGTCAATGGCGCCAAGCGCGACATGGACGGACTCTATGTCAGCACCGACGACGCGAAGGCGATGACCATGGCCTTGAAGCACCTTACCGATCTGGGACATCGACGAATAGGATTGCTGCTGGGCGACAGAAGCCATTACCCTTCGATCATCAAGCACAAGGCCGCGCTTGAGTTCTTCGAGCAGCAGCATATCGAGCATGGCAGCAACATGACCGCATGGACTACCTATGGCGTCGAATCAGGTCAGATGGCTGCCCAATCGCTGATCGAGGGTGGTGCGACAGCCATCGCATGCGCGAGTGACGAGCTTGCCCTGGGAGCGATCAAGGCCACGCGCTCGTTGGGGCTGAACATCCCGGAGGATATATCGGTCACGGGATACGACGACTCCGCCTCGATGAGCTTCATGGCACCGTCGCTGACGACGGTTCGCCAGCCCGTTGCAAAGATCTGCCTGTCAACCATAAACGCGCTGATGGCGATGATGGAGAACAAGAGGCTCATGGCACGAAGGGACGTCATTCTGTTCGATCCCGAGCTGATAGTGCGCGAATCCACTGGTCGCTGCCTGAGCCCCCGCACCTCAGACGATAAGGGCTGA
- a CDS encoding ASCH domain-containing protein has product MSSYDISKLPKDEFAFPGPLRDKLVSALLSGKKTSSTSLLVEFEIEPEPLPKAGDLSVIIDSDERPVGVLRQSGTTICRLADVTLEHCIREGEGYESIAAWRKAHEDFWTSEEYRSSLGRPDFRLNDDTQIVCERFELVETLA; this is encoded by the coding sequence ATGAGCTCCTATGACATATCGAAACTACCCAAAGATGAATTCGCGTTCCCCGGACCACTGCGAGACAAGTTGGTCAGTGCCCTTCTCAGCGGGAAGAAGACAAGTTCCACCAGTCTGTTGGTCGAGTTCGAGATCGAGCCCGAACCACTGCCCAAGGCAGGCGACCTGAGCGTCATCATCGATTCGGACGAACGTCCTGTCGGAGTGCTGCGTCAGTCAGGCACGACGATCTGCCGCCTTGCCGATGTCACGCTCGAACACTGCATCCGCGAAGGCGAGGGCTATGAGAGCATAGCGGCCTGGCGCAAGGCCCACGAAGACTTCTGGACCAGCGAGGAATACCGCTCATCCCTCGGCAGGCCAGACTTTCGGCTGAACGACGACACGCAGATCGTCTGCGAACGCTTCGAGCTCGTCGAAACCCTTGCCTAG
- a CDS encoding TIGR00730 family Rossman fold protein, which yields MNTDRTMKVTVYCGASTGNDPKYAEWAERLGTWIAESHGELVFGAGGVGLMGIVAKSVLEHGGSAHGIIPQALADRERPYEGLTTVEIVHDMDERKRRMMELGDVYIAFPGGPGTVEEITEAFSWARIGLTSRPCIFFNLDGYWDPIATMYRRMVDEGFLTQESLDTLLFATSFDQIVPWVRNYVPPRVRTYTRTQ from the coding sequence GTGAATACTGATCGAACGATGAAAGTCACGGTATATTGCGGAGCGTCTACGGGCAATGACCCAAAATATGCAGAATGGGCGGAACGACTCGGCACATGGATAGCCGAATCGCACGGTGAGCTCGTCTTCGGCGCAGGCGGTGTCGGGCTGATGGGCATCGTTGCGAAAAGTGTGCTGGAACATGGCGGATCGGCTCACGGCATCATTCCGCAGGCGCTTGCAGACCGCGAGAGACCATACGAAGGGCTGACGACCGTCGAGATCGTGCATGACATGGATGAGCGCAAGCGTCGAATGATGGAGCTCGGCGATGTCTACATCGCCTTCCCCGGAGGCCCGGGAACCGTCGAGGAAATCACGGAGGCATTCTCCTGGGCGCGAATCGGACTCACGTCAAGGCCATGCATCTTCTTCAACCTCGATGGATATTGGGATCCGATCGCCACCATGTATCGGCGCATGGTCGATGAGGGATTCCTCACTCAGGAAAGCCTTGACACGTTGCTTTTTGCGACATCCTTCGATCAGATCGTTCCCTGGGTCAGGAATTACGTCCCGCCCAGAGTCCGCACCTACACCCGTACCCAATGA
- a CDS encoding DUF1345 domain-containing protein: MSSEIRPERETGSGSGDESPHDAAASQSPDPPQTLPVLDAGNAAPAGSRGISRSGRRTSIMFAIGIPIGLLACFLGQNLPTSFVIGWACACIFYLVRVWSRIARFTGERTREHAQGEDPSRTTADIVIMISSVVSIVALVVMMSIGGSSQERTLPIAALTLSSILLTWGLIHTLYTLRYAEMYYSGSDPCIDFPGTKLPQYTDFAYLAFTMGMTFQVSDTDLTSTNVRRVALGHTLLSYLFNTLLIGATVNLLAGVMS; encoded by the coding sequence ATGAGTTCGGAAATACGGCCGGAACGCGAGACGGGGAGTGGCTCGGGGGATGAATCCCCGCATGACGCGGCAGCGTCTCAATCTCCGGATCCACCACAGACTCTCCCAGTCTTGGATGCTGGAAACGCTGCGCCGGCAGGCAGCCGAGGCATATCCCGTTCTGGTCGCCGTACCTCCATCATGTTCGCAATCGGCATCCCCATCGGACTGCTTGCATGCTTCCTTGGACAGAACCTACCCACGTCATTCGTCATCGGATGGGCTTGCGCCTGCATCTTCTATCTTGTGCGCGTCTGGTCGAGAATCGCAAGGTTCACGGGAGAACGCACGCGTGAGCACGCGCAGGGCGAGGATCCCTCGCGTACGACCGCGGACATAGTCATCATGATATCGAGCGTGGTTTCCATCGTGGCACTGGTTGTGATGATGAGCATCGGCGGATCCTCGCAGGAACGCACCCTTCCGATTGCCGCGCTGACGCTGTCGAGCATTCTCCTCACCTGGGGTCTGATCCATACGCTGTACACGCTCAGATATGCTGAGATGTATTACAGTGGCTCCGATCCCTGCATCGACTTTCCGGGTACGAAGCTTCCGCAATACACCGATTTCGCATACCTCGCCTTCACCATGGGCATGACATTCCAGGTCTCCGACACCGATCTGACCTCGACCAACGTCAGGAGAGTGGCTCTCGGACATACGCTGCTCTCATATCTTTTCAACACCCTGCTCATCGGCGCGACCGTCAATCTTCTCGCGGGCGTGATGTCTTGA
- a CDS encoding L-serine ammonia-lyase — translation MLSIQDIFSIGVGPSSSHTVGPMCAARAFAASLEQSGLIHKVRRIRITLYGSLALTGLGHGTDRAILAGLEGATPSDVDTDHMTVIVQECEQSASLKLMGSDTIAFDYGADIVFERWKRMLLHPNGMRFEAYDAAKAMLDEQVWYSIGGGFIRQGTAHDPQVGLHDSATADDAWLGETTSPPSDTSQGNIADAPANEDIDSIPVPYDFRTCDELLALCDSRRMSIAEIMIANEMASRSQSDVLAGLDSIWRVMHACVQAGCTSNRATLPGGLHVPRRASHIYRSLKPAGVDVLGDSCHSLDAALHGKDMEWVDLFALAVSEENASGGRIVTAPTNGSAGIIPAVLHYYWYFVDGSDMRGVERFLLTAGAVGYLFKRNASISGAEVGCQGEVGSACSMAAAGLCAVLGGTPAQIENAAEVGIEHHLGLTCDPVAGLVQIPCIERNAMASMTAINAARISLLAEGKHMVSLDQAIKTMKQTGHDMMDKYKETSRGGLAVNVVEC, via the coding sequence ATGTTGAGCATTCAGGACATCTTCAGCATCGGAGTCGGACCGTCATCGTCGCATACCGTGGGTCCGATGTGCGCGGCACGAGCATTCGCCGCCTCCCTTGAGCAATCCGGGCTCATTCACAAGGTCCGGCGCATTAGGATCACCCTGTACGGCTCACTTGCACTGACTGGCCTTGGGCATGGCACCGATCGTGCGATTCTTGCCGGTCTGGAGGGTGCCACCCCTTCCGATGTCGACACCGACCACATGACGGTCATCGTGCAGGAATGCGAGCAGAGCGCCTCATTGAAGCTGATGGGTTCGGACACGATTGCATTCGACTATGGGGCAGACATCGTCTTCGAACGATGGAAGCGCATGCTGCTGCACCCCAATGGCATGAGATTCGAAGCCTATGACGCCGCGAAGGCCATGCTTGACGAGCAGGTCTGGTACTCGATCGGGGGTGGGTTCATCAGGCAGGGAACGGCCCATGACCCCCAGGTCGGATTGCACGACAGCGCGACCGCCGATGACGCCTGGCTCGGTGAAACGACATCACCACCCAGTGACACCTCGCAGGGCAACATCGCGGATGCGCCGGCAAACGAGGACATCGATTCGATTCCCGTTCCATATGACTTCAGAACATGCGACGAGCTTCTCGCACTCTGTGACTCCCGGCGCATGAGCATCGCCGAAATCATGATCGCCAACGAAATGGCCTCACGCTCCCAATCAGACGTTCTGGCAGGCCTCGACTCCATATGGCGGGTCATGCACGCATGCGTTCAGGCCGGGTGCACCAGCAATCGTGCAACGCTGCCGGGCGGCTTGCACGTTCCACGCCGCGCCTCCCACATCTATCGCAGCCTCAAACCAGCAGGCGTCGACGTGCTTGGCGACTCATGCCACTCACTCGATGCGGCGCTGCATGGGAAGGACATGGAGTGGGTCGATCTGTTCGCGCTCGCAGTCAGCGAGGAGAATGCGAGTGGAGGACGAATCGTCACCGCCCCCACCAACGGTTCGGCGGGCATCATTCCTGCCGTGCTTCATTATTATTGGTATTTCGTCGACGGTTCTGACATGCGCGGCGTCGAACGCTTTCTGCTCACCGCCGGGGCTGTCGGATATCTCTTCAAGCGCAATGCCTCCATATCCGGGGCGGAGGTCGGATGCCAGGGAGAGGTGGGATCCGCGTGCTCGATGGCTGCAGCCGGATTATGCGCCGTTCTCGGCGGCACTCCTGCACAGATAGAGAATGCGGCAGAGGTTGGCATCGAACATCATCTGGGACTGACATGCGATCCCGTCGCAGGACTCGTCCAGATTCCATGCATCGAACGCAACGCCATGGCAAGCATGACCGCAATCAATGCCGCACGCATCTCGCTGCTCGCCGAGGGCAAGCATATGGTGAGCCTCGATCAGGCAATCAAGACGATGAAGCAGACAGGCCACGATATGATGGATAAATACAAGGAAACCTCTCGTGGCGGCCTTGCGGTGAATGTCGTCGAGTGCTGA